Proteins encoded by one window of Chloroflexota bacterium:
- a CDS encoding amidohydrolase family protein: MEWSAVNKSTCDLLIRNGQIITMDSERRIYRPGAVAITGSRIVEVGIDAELTQRFDARETVDSGGGIVHPGFIDAHNHIVHTSCRGVFANVRSASSSQVNFADWKAGVTAEDEAAATVLGCLEMLQGGFTMFIEPGSMFSTESAAEAVERVGLRALFAPIYLWDRQETFDAIPSLVSPSLTARAPVSLDRSLKQLDTELHRNTDPESPVRGYVFVYGVGTASPELLQAAHACARENNVPLHLHAGYVPEEADIYRAITGTSQIVHLQELGVLDEHTVIVHANVLDEAEETAVYESGCKIVWCPAAFFSLGIGQGARFKMAERYHRGVRVSLGTDAARDSTPGDTLLAARYASQTYKDPLSPGALLEMQTVNAAAAAGMETELGSLETGKRADIVVRSAHTAEAYPSNNPLHLLAFTMGTGSVDTVLVNGEVVFSGGRSTRVDEIEAYRSVSESVAARAKRLSIDLQPEWPIMG; this comes from the coding sequence ATGGAGTGGAGTGCAGTAAACAAGAGTACCTGCGATCTTCTCATACGCAACGGCCAGATCATCACAATGGATTCGGAGCGTAGAATCTATCGTCCAGGCGCGGTGGCGATCACTGGATCGCGCATCGTAGAGGTTGGCATCGACGCGGAGCTGACACAGCGCTTTGATGCCAGGGAGACGGTGGATTCGGGAGGCGGCATCGTACATCCGGGATTCATCGATGCACACAATCACATTGTGCATACTTCGTGTCGAGGGGTCTTCGCCAACGTACGCAGTGCAAGCTCGTCGCAAGTCAATTTCGCGGACTGGAAGGCGGGAGTAACGGCTGAGGACGAGGCGGCGGCTACCGTCCTGGGCTGTCTGGAGATGCTTCAAGGCGGCTTCACGATGTTCATCGAGCCGGGCTCGATGTTCTCGACCGAGTCGGCGGCTGAGGCGGTCGAGCGTGTGGGTTTGAGGGCGCTATTCGCTCCGATCTATCTATGGGACCGGCAAGAGACCTTCGATGCGATCCCCTCGCTCGTGAGTCCGAGCCTGACGGCTCGCGCGCCCGTCAGCCTTGATCGTTCGCTCAAACAGCTGGACACGGAGCTTCACCGTAACACTGACCCGGAATCTCCGGTTCGCGGGTATGTATTTGTCTATGGCGTCGGGACTGCCTCGCCCGAGCTGTTGCAGGCCGCCCACGCGTGTGCCCGCGAGAACAACGTGCCGCTGCATCTGCACGCAGGCTATGTCCCGGAAGAGGCGGATATCTACCGCGCTATCACCGGAACCAGCCAAATCGTTCACTTACAGGAGCTTGGTGTCCTAGATGAGCATACCGTCATCGTCCATGCGAACGTGCTTGACGAAGCGGAAGAAACCGCAGTTTACGAATCCGGCTGCAAGATTGTATGGTGCCCGGCTGCCTTCTTCTCTCTGGGCATCGGACAAGGCGCGAGATTTAAGATGGCTGAGCGTTATCACCGTGGAGTCCGCGTCTCGCTAGGCACCGACGCCGCCAGGGACTCCACGCCGGGAGATACCCTACTTGCCGCGCGCTACGCATCACAGACCTATAAGGACCCTCTGTCGCCTGGTGCGCTACTCGAAATGCAGACTGTCAATGCCGCCGCTGCCGCCGGAATGGAAACGGAACTGGGAAGTCTGGAGACCGGCAAGCGCGCGGATATCGTGGTGAGGTCGGCGCATACGGCTGAAGCTTATCCCTCCAACAACCCGCTCCACTTGCTGGCATTTACTATGGGAACGGGCAGTGTGGATACGGTTCTGGTCAACGGAGAGGTCGTCTTCAGCGGAGGACGCTCAACCAGAGTGGACGAGATCGAGGCTTACCGGAGTGTCTCCGAATCTGTCGCCGCGCGAGCGAAACGGCTCAGCATAGACCTGCAACCCGAATGGCCTATTATGGGCTGA